A single region of the Salipaludibacillus sp. LMS25 genome encodes:
- a CDS encoding histidinol-phosphatase HisJ family protein yields the protein MYLTDYHHHTDHSFDSKARMDDVCKEAMKKGIDEICFTEHFSVNPEAPTFGHMNFDRYFTQIGVCQKKYENQLTIKAGIELCEPHLMKEDYDQALKNLQFDFILGSVHNIKEEKLRTFMNEKGSTEAYHTYFEEVYSLVSSADIDVLAHLDLLKRYAIETKGNYSFTEFLDILQNILQKAVARGIGIEINTSGLSNVKVREAFPTIDILKLYKKIGGEILTIGSDSHRADTVGDHLESALHMAKQAGFNYIFTFTKRKPEAIKIER from the coding sequence GATGTCTGTAAAGAAGCTATGAAGAAAGGTATCGATGAGATCTGTTTTACAGAGCATTTCTCTGTAAACCCTGAGGCTCCCACTTTCGGACATATGAATTTTGATCGTTATTTTACTCAAATCGGAGTTTGTCAAAAGAAATATGAGAATCAATTAACCATCAAAGCAGGGATTGAATTATGTGAACCTCATCTGATGAAGGAAGACTATGATCAAGCACTAAAAAATTTACAATTTGATTTTATTCTTGGCTCAGTTCATAACATCAAAGAGGAAAAGCTGCGAACGTTTATGAATGAAAAAGGGAGTACTGAAGCTTATCATACTTATTTTGAGGAAGTCTATTCGTTAGTATCTTCAGCAGATATTGATGTGTTGGCCCATTTAGATTTATTGAAGCGTTACGCCATTGAAACGAAAGGAAACTATTCCTTCACTGAGTTCCTTGACATTTTACAAAACATCTTACAAAAAGCGGTCGCTCGTGGCATTGGCATTGAAATCAATACGTCAGGATTATCAAATGTAAAAGTGCGAGAAGCTTTTCCTACGATTGACATTCTGAAACTTTATAAGAAAATTGGTGGAGAAATCTTAACCATTGGATCAGATTCGCACCGAGCAGATACAGTAGGAGACCATTTAGAAAGTGCTTTGCACATGGCGAAGCAGGCCGGGTTTAATTATATATTTACATTTACAAAACGAAAGCCCGAAGCGATAAAAATAGAGAGATAG
- a CDS encoding ATP-binding cassette domain-containing protein: protein MNVSLNNVSLRYKAHTALDEVTCELSSEKIYGLLGRNGAGKTSLLSILASYREPSTGTITINGEKPFENPHIMQQVSLVYNKDYSDESDTVKAMLEGVERYRPNYDKNYAEYLISQFKLDVTKPIKTFSKGMQSALNAVIGLSSRTPITIFDEVYVNMDAPSRDIFYKELLKDQEQHPRLIIMSTHLVSEMDYLFDDVILLDKGKLVLQEDYTSLMAKGATIIGHANDVDEIVQSKKQINVQHLGRTKSVSIFGELNDQERQTALAKGLEIAPLSLQDLFIHLTKEVNEDETDEDLS, encoded by the coding sequence ATGAACGTTAGCTTAAACAATGTCAGTTTACGTTATAAGGCACATACGGCACTCGATGAGGTTACTTGTGAACTAAGTAGTGAGAAAATATATGGTCTATTAGGTAGAAATGGCGCTGGGAAAACATCCCTTCTTTCTATTTTGGCGTCCTATCGTGAACCTTCTACTGGCACAATTACGATCAATGGAGAAAAACCATTTGAAAACCCACACATTATGCAGCAAGTCAGCTTGGTCTATAACAAAGATTATTCAGATGAATCTGACACAGTTAAAGCGATGCTTGAAGGAGTAGAACGCTACCGTCCCAATTATGATAAGAATTACGCGGAGTACCTCATCAGTCAGTTCAAGCTTGATGTCACAAAACCAATTAAGACATTTTCTAAAGGGATGCAATCTGCTTTAAATGCTGTTATCGGTTTATCATCTCGAACACCGATCACAATCTTTGATGAAGTTTATGTCAATATGGATGCCCCATCACGAGACATTTTTTATAAAGAGTTGTTAAAAGATCAAGAACAGCACCCTAGACTAATCATTATGTCAACTCACCTCGTGTCAGAAATGGATTACTTATTTGATGACGTCATTTTATTAGATAAAGGGAAGCTGGTACTCCAAGAAGACTACACGTCTCTCATGGCAAAAGGAGCAACCATTATCGGTCATGCAAATGATGTCGATGAGATTGTGCAATCAAAAAAGCAGATTAACGTTCAGCATTTAGGACGTACAAAATCTGTCTCCATTTTTGGGGAACTAAATGATCAGGAGCGCCAGACTGCCTTAGCTAAAGGACTGGAAATAGCCCCTCTATCATTACAAGATCTGTTTATCCATTTAACGAAGGAGGTCAACGAAGATGAAACAGATGAGGATTTATCCTAA
- a CDS encoding GntR family transcriptional regulator translates to MRTDKPIYLTVREKIEDQIINHQLKEGDQAPSTNQLVQFYKINHATVSKGINQLVDEGILYKKRGIGMFVAEGAREKLIQERKASFSDDYVVMLVEEADKLGFSEGDIIDFIKQVKGREKS, encoded by the coding sequence ATGCGAACAGATAAACCCATCTATTTAACAGTACGTGAAAAAATTGAAGACCAAATTATTAATCATCAACTAAAAGAAGGGGATCAAGCCCCTTCAACAAATCAGCTCGTTCAATTTTATAAAATAAACCATGCCACAGTATCGAAAGGCATTAATCAATTAGTTGATGAAGGGATTCTTTATAAGAAAAGAGGCATTGGCATGTTTGTAGCAGAAGGCGCGAGAGAAAAGCTTATTCAGGAGCGAAAAGCATCTTTTAGTGATGATTATGTCGTCATGCTTGTGGAAGAAGCTGATAAGCTGGGCTTTTCGGAAGGCGACATTATAGACTTTATTAAACAAGTAAAAGGACGTGAGAAATCATGA
- a CDS encoding YheC/YheD family protein yields the protein MIQHDTARLGKKSRRGRIGILAAPTNKKLKKKLSRLVDLADCCENGAVIAFSLQGIIKHDGIINGYLYSRTDRTWRCLTSPLPDAVINRITLKTEWQDYFKHTLGANMINNLTFNKWDMYEWLSSSPYFNHFLPLTWLMTEPTDISRFVTLHNQCYIKSVNGSYGKGIFKVSKDEKGYKMETVSSRHMKRTSLYGNEQDIIAHFARYSRKHNMFILQHVIDLYVANRPIDFRLIVVKDGSGQWRDVGLLARKGRKYDIVSHSGLVKNGYSALRNMLTLTRDEAKRLSQKMSEVGLEAAKEMERLGGHEGNLGNLGIDFGIDQERRLFIIEINHRNPRHRMAVDAGETMIYKKANTLLADYATKLALGE from the coding sequence GTGATACAGCATGATACTGCAAGGTTAGGAAAAAAGTCGCGTAGAGGGAGAATCGGAATATTAGCAGCCCCAACAAATAAAAAACTTAAAAAAAAGTTAAGTCGTTTAGTCGATTTAGCAGATTGCTGTGAAAATGGCGCGGTCATAGCATTTTCATTACAAGGAATTATCAAACACGATGGGATAATTAATGGCTATTTGTATAGTCGCACTGATAGGACGTGGCGTTGTTTAACCTCCCCTCTGCCAGATGCAGTTATTAATAGAATAACTTTAAAGACTGAGTGGCAGGACTACTTTAAACACACACTTGGCGCTAACATGATTAACAATCTGACATTTAATAAATGGGACATGTATGAATGGCTTTCCTCCTCCCCTTATTTCAATCACTTTTTGCCCCTTACTTGGTTAATGACAGAACCAACGGATATTAGTCGCTTTGTAACCCTTCATAACCAATGCTATATAAAATCTGTTAATGGCAGTTATGGTAAAGGTATATTTAAAGTATCTAAGGATGAGAAGGGTTATAAAATGGAGACAGTCAGTTCTCGACATATGAAAAGGACGTCTTTATATGGAAATGAGCAGGACATTATCGCGCATTTTGCTCGATATAGTCGCAAGCATAACATGTTTATTCTCCAACATGTTATTGACTTATATGTAGCGAATCGGCCCATTGATTTCAGACTTATCGTCGTTAAAGATGGATCAGGCCAGTGGCGGGATGTAGGGTTATTAGCTAGAAAAGGGAGAAAGTATGACATAGTAAGTCATTCAGGACTAGTGAAAAATGGGTATTCAGCTTTGAGAAATATGTTGACATTGACTCGTGACGAGGCGAAGAGACTAAGTCAGAAAATGAGTGAGGTTGGTCTTGAGGCAGCTAAAGAAATGGAGAGATTGGGAGGACACGAGGGCAATTTGGGGAATTTGGGCATCGATTTTGGCATTGATCAAGAACGACGTCTTTTTATCATTGAGATAAATCATCGTAACCCACGACACCGTATGGCTGTGGATGCTGGCGAGACTATGATTTATAAGAAAGCAAATACTTTGTTAGCGGATTATGCCACAAAGCTTGCTCTAGGAGAGTAA
- a CDS encoding YheC/YheD family protein, which produces MVNIRTIITEEVDKLYLPKTMTNSNPELIALEKVTFHFGSWKEELTLEFLDELSQDEMGMSHNVKEKMGIPDIGFELTISGDQIRIGPVILYLVSKRLIQRLEVLKERIENSVSFDGLILLSTVDGINTEKCQIDGYYFQPSTKTTDAQWKEGVFPYPDAIFKRVVTSEEMTEHLYEKTNGCIFNSHFFNKWDMWEWLAPDSFIRQHLPYTQALTSLEDIYQALDVYGCVYLKPKIGSGGKGIIQVKKLQNGTYNITSQKNNLHQVEKLENEPTIDKVLENKEGYMVQQDVGYMHDTRNVDFRIYMQKNETKEWTCTGLIARFGKPGSVTTNLRNLDYLLEGKEAFRELFKEGEHDLEQLEKKVKNISSYACELLDEHGCFGDIAIDFILDNNGHVWILEMNKRYGYKSFSIIEDSPLYKKIIKNPFMYASALAGFQVEEKRECKPKQNLFIDTLTKIINNKQDVAPLVSDSYELAMFGKKIVIYQKDRYKGKEERTDHGH; this is translated from the coding sequence ATGGTGAATATTAGAACGATTATAACGGAAGAAGTAGATAAATTGTATCTTCCAAAGACAATGACTAACTCGAATCCTGAATTAATAGCGTTAGAGAAAGTGACTTTTCACTTTGGCTCTTGGAAAGAAGAATTAACACTCGAATTTCTAGATGAATTAAGTCAAGATGAAATGGGAATGTCCCACAATGTCAAAGAAAAGATGGGCATTCCTGATATAGGTTTTGAACTTACTATTAGCGGTGATCAAATAAGAATAGGTCCAGTTATATTATATTTAGTTTCAAAAAGACTCATTCAACGTTTAGAGGTTTTGAAAGAACGTATTGAAAACTCAGTTTCCTTTGATGGTTTAATTCTGCTCAGCACTGTTGACGGAATTAATACGGAAAAATGCCAAATTGACGGGTACTATTTTCAACCGAGTACGAAGACGACAGACGCGCAGTGGAAAGAAGGGGTGTTTCCGTACCCTGATGCCATATTTAAAAGAGTTGTAACCTCAGAAGAGATGACAGAGCATTTGTACGAGAAAACGAATGGTTGTATATTTAATTCTCACTTTTTTAATAAGTGGGATATGTGGGAATGGTTAGCTCCTGATTCCTTTATAAGGCAGCATCTACCTTATACTCAAGCTCTTACTTCATTAGAGGATATTTATCAGGCGCTTGATGTCTATGGGTGTGTGTATTTAAAACCTAAAATCGGATCAGGTGGTAAAGGGATTATTCAAGTGAAGAAGCTTCAAAACGGAACTTATAACATTACGTCACAAAAAAATAATCTCCACCAGGTCGAAAAATTAGAGAACGAACCGACAATTGATAAAGTATTGGAAAATAAAGAAGGATATATGGTGCAACAAGACGTAGGGTATATGCATGATACAAGAAATGTGGATTTCCGTATTTATATGCAAAAAAATGAAACGAAAGAATGGACATGTACCGGATTAATTGCCAGGTTTGGGAAACCTGGCAGTGTCACAACTAATTTGCGTAACCTTGATTATTTACTGGAAGGAAAAGAGGCGTTTAGAGAACTTTTTAAAGAGGGCGAACATGATCTTGAACAGCTAGAGAAAAAAGTGAAAAATATAAGCTCATATGCGTGTGAACTTCTTGATGAGCATGGGTGCTTTGGGGATATTGCCATCGATTTCATTTTGGATAATAATGGACATGTATGGATACTAGAAATGAATAAACGATATGGCTATAAGAGTTTTTCAATTATTGAAGATTCCCCACTTTATAAAAAAATTATAAAAAATCCGTTTATGTACGCAAGTGCACTAGCGGGATTTCAGGTTGAAGAAAAGCGTGAATGTAAACCAAAACAGAACTTATTTATCGACACACTTACAAAAATTATCAATAATAAACAAGATGTGGCACCCCTCGTATCAGATTCCTATGAACTTGCTATGTTTGGAAAAAAAATCGTCATATATCAAAAAGATCGCTACAAAGGGAAAGAGGAACGAACAGATCACGGTCATTAA
- a CDS encoding S8 family peptidase, with protein sequence MYGFSMVKAIREHAGKLDKPCREHVMAMYKPFRRTPCFLHKPLEALLKKITKISVIIQFEDDCFYEGCKEFDTIVKKNVRCQRKMTFSSISCCSATITPQALEELVSSCHSLKKIFLNRKVTALLDTAVEASNAQKIVREGHGVTGEGINIAIIDTGVYPHDDLEGRITAFVDLINNRTAPYDDNGHGTHCAGDAAGDGSASDGQYKGPAPRANIIGVKVLDKNGSGSLETIIEGVQWCIDYNETNTDNPIHILNMSLGTTAQQYENETDDPMVQIVNEAWQAGIVVVAAAGNSGPEPTTIASPGISRTILTVGALDDHNTPDRKDDEVADFSSRGPTIYGIEKPDILAPGVDIISLKAPNSILAKSQKENQKADYITLSGTSMAAPLCAGIIALMLEVNPDLTPDEVKERIKNGADLWNDREPSIYGAGYINGEESVPES encoded by the coding sequence ATGTATGGTTTTTCCATGGTGAAGGCGATACGGGAGCATGCAGGAAAATTAGATAAACCTTGTCGAGAGCACGTGATGGCGATGTACAAACCATTTAGACGAACACCGTGTTTTTTGCATAAACCGTTAGAAGCTTTACTAAAGAAGATCACAAAGATTTCGGTTATTATACAGTTTGAGGATGACTGCTTTTATGAAGGGTGTAAAGAATTTGATACTATTGTGAAAAAGAATGTAAGATGTCAGCGAAAGATGACGTTCTCCAGTATATCTTGCTGTAGTGCCACTATTACACCACAAGCATTAGAAGAGCTAGTTTCTTCATGTCATTCTCTGAAAAAAATCTTCTTAAATAGAAAGGTAACTGCCTTATTAGATACAGCGGTAGAAGCGAGTAACGCCCAGAAAATTGTGCGCGAAGGCCACGGCGTGACAGGTGAAGGTATCAATATTGCCATCATTGATACAGGCGTGTATCCTCATGACGATTTAGAGGGAAGAATCACAGCATTTGTAGACCTCATTAATAATCGAACAGCACCTTACGATGATAATGGACATGGTACCCATTGTGCTGGTGATGCAGCTGGCGATGGGAGCGCTTCTGATGGCCAATATAAAGGGCCTGCCCCACGAGCTAACATTATTGGCGTTAAAGTACTCGATAAAAACGGATCGGGCTCATTAGAAACGATCATTGAAGGGGTACAATGGTGTATCGATTATAACGAAACGAATACAGACAATCCTATTCACATCTTAAATATGTCGTTAGGTACAACGGCGCAGCAATATGAAAACGAAACAGATGACCCGATGGTACAAATCGTCAATGAGGCGTGGCAGGCCGGGATTGTCGTTGTAGCAGCAGCTGGTAACTCTGGTCCTGAACCGACTACGATTGCTAGCCCTGGAATTAGCAGAACCATTTTAACAGTCGGAGCATTAGATGACCACAACACACCCGATCGGAAAGATGATGAGGTGGCAGACTTTTCAAGCAGAGGACCCACAATCTATGGCATAGAAAAGCCGGATATTTTAGCTCCTGGGGTGGATATTATATCATTAAAAGCTCCGAACTCAATCCTAGCGAAATCTCAAAAAGAGAATCAAAAGGCTGATTATATAACGTTATCTGGTACATCAATGGCCGCCCCCCTTTGTGCAGGTATTATCGCCTTAATGCTTGAAGTCAATCCAGATCTCACGCCGGACGAGGTGAAAGAACGGATTAAAAATGGCGCTGATTTATGGAACGATAGAGAGCCTAGTATTTACGGGGCCGGCTATATAAATGGTGAGGAGTCGGTGCCAGAAAGCTAA
- a CDS encoding methyl-accepting chemotaxis protein, translating to MNIINNAIQLAEGFHSLLGEETMIGITDRDTFLHYSPSKKVDFGIKKGTPISPDDPNLKAALAGKCGSVIVPAEIYGVSVHAKSFPIKNEEGNVVGVFAIATPLENQEKMDAYMKDIQKIVEGLQNSVHVVAAHSQELAASSEEISTQAKQSLDLSVKTESETSQIKSIQEQTNILGLNASIEAARAGEAGAGFSVVAKEVRKLSGQTTEVTTTISNSLGDITKTMNNLSENVEQIKSASAEQAELVMKFSDLIDKLNNISTEMKGFMEKVIK from the coding sequence ATGAACATTATTAACAATGCCATTCAATTGGCTGAAGGTTTTCATTCTTTGCTAGGTGAAGAAACGATGATTGGCATTACAGATAGAGACACATTCTTACATTATTCACCATCTAAAAAAGTGGATTTTGGTATAAAAAAGGGAACGCCTATTTCTCCCGATGATCCAAATTTAAAAGCGGCACTTGCAGGAAAATGTGGGTCTGTTATTGTGCCAGCTGAGATTTATGGTGTGTCGGTGCATGCAAAATCCTTTCCTATTAAGAATGAAGAAGGGAATGTTGTCGGTGTATTTGCTATTGCAACTCCATTAGAGAATCAAGAAAAAATGGACGCTTATATGAAAGACATCCAAAAAATTGTTGAAGGTTTACAAAATAGTGTCCATGTAGTGGCTGCTCATTCCCAGGAATTGGCTGCTTCAAGTGAAGAAATCTCTACACAGGCAAAACAATCACTTGATTTGTCCGTTAAAACAGAAAGTGAAACGAGTCAAATTAAAAGTATTCAGGAGCAAACAAACATCTTAGGATTGAATGCGTCAATTGAAGCAGCACGGGCAGGCGAGGCGGGAGCTGGCTTTTCCGTCGTAGCAAAAGAAGTCAGAAAGCTGTCAGGCCAGACGACTGAAGTAACGACTACTATAAGTAACTCATTAGGTGATATAACGAAAACGATGAACAATTTATCAGAAAATGTGGAACAAATAAAAAGCGCTTCAGCTGAACAAGCAGAGTTAGTGATGAAGTTCAGTGATTTAATCGATAAGTTAAACAATATAAGCACGGAGATGAAAGGATTTATGGAGAAAGTAATAAAATAA
- a CDS encoding CoA transferase subunit A has protein sequence MMNKVISMNEAVSKIGEGDTLMIGGFMANGSPKHLIDALVEANIKDLTLICNDTGFINKGGGKLVSNQQLAKVITSHIGTNKETGRQMMAGETEVTLVPQGTLAEQIRAAGFGLGGVLTPTGIGTRVEENKQTLTLDGKKYLVERPLKADISLLYASKVDRFGNMIYYGSTNNFNDVMASAATVTIVEAEEIVAVGDIAPHEVMTPGIFVDYIVKGGGTDHDERKEATFDS, from the coding sequence ATGATGAATAAAGTGATAAGCATGAATGAAGCGGTTAGCAAAATTGGTGAAGGGGATACACTTATGATCGGTGGTTTTATGGCAAATGGTTCGCCAAAGCACCTGATAGATGCGCTCGTGGAGGCGAATATAAAGGACTTAACGCTTATTTGTAATGATACTGGATTTATAAACAAAGGGGGTGGAAAGCTTGTTAGCAATCAGCAACTGGCAAAGGTTATCACCTCTCATATAGGAACGAATAAAGAGACAGGACGGCAAATGATGGCTGGAGAAACAGAGGTGACCCTCGTGCCGCAGGGGACGTTAGCAGAACAGATTCGAGCAGCGGGCTTTGGTCTAGGCGGTGTTTTAACACCGACAGGAATCGGGACGCGTGTTGAAGAAAATAAGCAGACCCTCACATTAGATGGCAAAAAATATTTAGTAGAACGTCCTCTTAAGGCAGATATCTCGCTGCTTTATGCGTCAAAAGTAGATCGATTTGGCAACATGATTTATTATGGTTCCACTAATAACTTTAATGATGTCATGGCAAGTGCCGCAACAGTCACGATCGTAGAGGCAGAGGAAATCGTCGCGGTTGGGGACATCGCACCCCATGAGGTAATGACACCTGGTATCTTTGTGGATTATATCGTAAAAGGAGGCGGTACCGATCATGACGAAAGAAAAGAAGCAACTTTTGATAGCTAA
- a CDS encoding 3-oxoacid CoA-transferase subunit B produces MTKEKKQLLIAKRVAKELTDGSLVNLGIGLPTKVAAFIPENKQVMLQSENGFVGLGPPPMDIEYEPDVVNAGGQPASILKGGSCFNSATSFGIIRGGHVDVTVLGALQVDEKGNMASYMIPGKMVPGMGGAMDLLTGSKKVIVATEHTVKGQPKIVEQCTLPLTASSEVNMIITEMAVIHVTSQGLVVTEINEMYHFNEVQKATGAKLHEGDGMKAIMFEE; encoded by the coding sequence ATGACGAAAGAAAAGAAGCAACTTTTGATAGCTAAACGTGTGGCCAAAGAATTGACGGACGGGTCTCTCGTTAATTTAGGAATTGGACTCCCTACGAAAGTGGCCGCTTTTATACCTGAAAACAAACAGGTGATGTTACAATCGGAAAACGGTTTTGTCGGTTTAGGTCCTCCTCCAATGGACATTGAATACGAGCCAGATGTTGTTAACGCAGGAGGTCAGCCTGCTAGCATATTAAAGGGAGGAAGCTGTTTTAATAGTGCCACATCATTCGGCATTATTAGAGGGGGGCATGTGGATGTCACCGTACTAGGGGCACTTCAAGTGGATGAAAAGGGAAATATGGCAAGTTATATGATCCCAGGAAAAATGGTTCCTGGTATGGGAGGAGCAATGGATTTGCTCACGGGATCAAAAAAAGTGATCGTCGCTACTGAACATACTGTAAAAGGACAGCCGAAAATAGTTGAGCAATGCACGTTACCATTAACGGCTAGTAGTGAAGTAAACATGATAATTACGGAAATGGCCGTTATTCACGTGACATCACAAGGGCTTGTTGTAACAGAAATAAATGAGATGTATCACTTTAATGAAGTTCAAAAAGCGACAGGAGCTAAACTGCACGAAGGAGATGGGATGAAAGCAATCATGTTTGAGGAGTGA
- a CDS encoding TetR-like C-terminal domain-containing protein yields the protein MSHRTKKALAFSLKKLLQRTTLEKITVKDIVNVCGVNRQTFYYHFHDVYELLEWLFANEVTKAIADKNTYDTWQQGFLQVLNYIENNKPVVMNTYHSLGREHLERYLYRFVFKLMINVINEQAKGLSVTEDNKRFIADFYKYAFVGIVIEWIREGMEECPQAISEKLSKLIDGDIPKALLYLQKTNS from the coding sequence ATGTCTCACAGAACAAAAAAAGCGTTAGCATTTTCTCTAAAAAAGCTTTTACAGCGTACGACTTTAGAGAAAATTACCGTTAAAGACATTGTGAATGTGTGTGGCGTCAATCGCCAAACCTTTTATTATCATTTTCATGATGTTTATGAATTATTGGAGTGGTTGTTTGCAAATGAAGTCACAAAAGCGATTGCAGATAAGAACACATACGACACTTGGCAGCAAGGTTTCTTACAAGTCTTAAACTACATAGAAAACAATAAACCGGTCGTGATGAACACGTATCATTCATTAGGACGGGAACATTTAGAAAGATATCTATATCGCTTTGTGTTCAAGTTAATGATTAATGTTATTAACGAGCAAGCAAAAGGCCTCTCTGTGACAGAAGATAATAAACGATTCATTGCTGATTTTTACAAATATGCATTTGTGGGAATTGTTATAGAATGGATACGTGAAGGCATGGAAGAATGCCCACAAGCTATTAGTGAGAAATTAAGTAAATTAATTGATGGTGACATCCCTAAAGCCCTATTATATTTGCAAAAAACAAACTCATAA
- a CDS encoding oleate hydratase produces the protein MKSKTDDRHVYFVGGGLASLAGAVYLLRDCGFKGENIHVLEGLPVLGGSNDGGGTPKKGFVCRGGRMLNEETYENFWELFSFIPSLEEEGKSVTEEILAFDDAHPTHSNARLINKQGKILDVMSMGFSNEDRIALGKLLLTPEEKLDHLKISDWFGTHFFETHFWYMWQTTFAFQKWSSLFEFKRYMNRMIFEYSRIHTLEGVTRTKYNQYESVILPLKAFLDKHGVDFSLKCTVTDLDFADKQEITVTTIHYTTENGEETMSLKEKDLCIVTNGCMTDCATLGDLHTPAPFNAEDPISGNLWANIAAKKQGLGNPKPFFSDPEQTNWQSFTVTLKGNKLLKKIEAFSRNVPGSGALMTFKDSSWLMSIVVAHQPHFKGQTEDETIFWGYGLYTDQLGDYVKKPMRECTGEELLIELLHHLHFDKEIDEILADVVNVIPCIMPYIVSQFQPRAMADRPKVVPDGSTNFAMISQFVEIPEDMVFTEEYSVRAARIAVYELLGVTKKICPVTPHHYDIRTLFKAINTTFR, from the coding sequence ATGAAATCAAAAACGGATGACAGACACGTTTATTTTGTAGGAGGAGGTCTCGCCTCATTGGCTGGTGCTGTGTATTTGCTTAGAGATTGTGGATTCAAAGGAGAAAACATTCATGTTCTCGAAGGGTTACCTGTTCTAGGCGGTTCAAATGATGGAGGTGGAACACCAAAGAAAGGATTTGTTTGTCGAGGCGGACGTATGCTGAATGAAGAAACATATGAAAATTTTTGGGAATTGTTTTCTTTCATTCCATCACTTGAAGAAGAAGGAAAGAGTGTTACGGAAGAAATTTTAGCATTTGATGACGCACACCCGACACATTCCAACGCTCGTCTTATTAATAAACAAGGTAAGATTTTAGACGTGATGAGTATGGGATTCAGTAACGAGGATCGTATAGCCTTAGGAAAATTATTGCTAACACCGGAAGAAAAATTAGATCATTTAAAAATATCCGACTGGTTTGGGACGCATTTTTTTGAAACACATTTTTGGTACATGTGGCAAACGACATTTGCTTTTCAGAAATGGTCAAGTTTATTTGAATTCAAGCGTTATATGAATCGGATGATCTTTGAATATTCGCGTATTCACACATTAGAAGGGGTAACGAGAACGAAGTACAATCAATACGAATCCGTTATCTTACCATTAAAAGCTTTTTTAGATAAACATGGTGTTGATTTTTCATTAAAATGTACGGTGACAGACTTAGATTTTGCTGATAAGCAAGAGATTACCGTGACTACGATTCATTATACAACAGAAAATGGGGAGGAGACGATGTCATTAAAGGAAAAAGACCTTTGTATTGTGACAAATGGATGTATGACAGATTGTGCCACATTAGGAGATCTTCACACTCCAGCGCCATTTAACGCTGAAGACCCTATTTCGGGGAACTTATGGGCCAACATTGCAGCTAAAAAACAAGGGCTTGGGAATCCGAAACCTTTCTTTTCGGACCCTGAACAAACGAATTGGCAATCGTTTACCGTTACGTTAAAAGGCAACAAATTACTGAAAAAAATTGAAGCGTTTTCCCGTAATGTGCCAGGCAGCGGAGCTTTAATGACTTTCAAAGATTCAAGCTGGCTTATGTCTATCGTTGTAGCACACCAGCCACATTTTAAAGGCCAAACAGAGGATGAAACGATCTTTTGGGGATATGGATTATACACGGACCAGTTAGGCGATTATGTGAAAAAACCTATGCGAGAGTGTACCGGGGAAGAGCTATTAATAGAACTCCTCCATCATCTTCACTTTGATAAAGAGATCGATGAGATTTTAGCTGATGTTGTGAATGTCATTCCGTGTATTATGCCTTATATCGTCTCACAATTTCAACCGAGAGCGATGGCTGACCGACCAAAAGTCGTCCCTGACGGCTCCACAAATTTCGCTATGATTAGCCAGTTCGTTGAGATTCCTGAAGACATGGTGTTTACGGAAGAATACTCCGTTCGTGCTGCGAGGATAGCGGTTTATGAGTTGTTAGGGGTAACAAAGAAAATTTGCCCTGTTACACCGCATCATTATGATATAAGAACATTATTTAAAGCGATAAATACGACGTTTAGATAG